From the genome of Sulfurimonas sp., one region includes:
- the moaA gene encoding GTP 3',8-cyclase MoaA: protein MLIDSFDREVEYLRVSVTQRCNFRCQYCMPEKPFEWTPKENLLSYEEMFSFIKIAIDNGIKKIRITGGEPLVRENLDQFIKMINTYKSDIDLALTTNGYLLKSQVEKLKKAGLNRINISIDSLEKETFWYLTKKNVLQNVLDGIDAAVDAGMIVKLNSVILKDINENEVMSLYEFAKNRGIQIRFIEYMENESAYSNLKTMQSKEILEIISGQQLIQELVAKENSAAKLYVDNSGYTFGIIEPYDDSFCKTCNRIRLSAEGDLIPCLYYEDSQSIKGKTSSKDDMEHILKEVIKNKPEKNRWSHNSTETVNNENISSRAFYFTGG from the coding sequence ATGTTAATAGATAGCTTTGATAGAGAGGTTGAATATTTAAGAGTTTCGGTTACGCAAAGATGTAATTTTAGATGTCAATATTGTATGCCAGAAAAACCATTTGAATGGACTCCAAAAGAAAACTTGTTATCTTATGAAGAGATGTTTTCATTTATAAAAATAGCCATAGATAATGGAATTAAAAAAATAAGAATAACTGGTGGAGAGCCGTTAGTTAGAGAAAACCTTGATCAGTTTATTAAGATGATTAACACGTATAAAAGTGATATTGATTTAGCTTTGACAACCAACGGATATCTTTTAAAATCTCAGGTTGAAAAATTAAAAAAAGCAGGACTAAACAGAATTAATATATCAATAGATTCACTAGAAAAAGAAACTTTTTGGTATTTAACCAAGAAAAATGTCTTGCAAAATGTACTAGATGGTATTGATGCAGCTGTTGACGCAGGAATGATTGTAAAACTAAATAGTGTGATACTCAAAGATATCAATGAAAACGAAGTAATGTCATTATATGAATTTGCAAAAAATAGGGGAATCCAAATAAGATTTATTGAGTATATGGAAAATGAAAGTGCTTATTCAAATTTAAAAACTATGCAAAGCAAGGAAATATTAGAGATTATATCTGGGCAACAACTCATTCAAGAATTAGTAGCCAAAGAAAACTCAGCAGCAAAACTTTATGTAGATAACAGCGGATATACATTTGGAATTATAGAACCATATGATGACTCTTTTTGTAAAACATGTAATAGGATAAGACTTAGTGCTGAGGGTGATCTTATTCCATGTCTATATTATGAAGACTCACAAAGCATAAAGGGTAAAACATCTTCAAAAGATGATATGGAGCATATTCTCAAAGAGGTTATAAAAAATAAACCTGAAAAAAACAGATGGTCTCATAACAGTACTGAAACTGTAAACAATGAGAATATTTCCAGCAGGGCTTTCTATTTTACTGGTGGCTGA